One genomic region from Streptomyces venezuelae encodes:
- a CDS encoding fibronectin type III domain-containing protein — protein MQRPLAASLLAILLLALSACSGTPEPPPKDTAAPTVPIGVTATAGSASTVHVMWSAATDDRAVTGYAVYREGRKVKDLPATTLMTDVVGLAPATRHAFTVRARDAAGNTSAPSATVTATTPAADTEDRTPPTAPRALRATADGSRAATLTWTPSRDDTRVTAYDVYQADTRVHTAPGTATTAHVTGLRPGTAYAFTVRARDAAENSSPDSPRVELTTTPAPGAPPNTAPQDLTAMAARGEITLTWTPPDTGAPVTHHQLHLNGRFATTIVWGTTPPPARATYTFPVQDPPGTRYTVTLRAQLPDGTWGDFSAPRVVAVR, from the coding sequence GTGCAACGCCCGCTCGCCGCAAGCCTGTTGGCCATCCTGCTGCTCGCGCTCTCCGCCTGCTCGGGCACCCCGGAACCCCCGCCGAAGGACACCGCCGCCCCCACCGTCCCGATCGGGGTCACCGCCACGGCGGGCAGCGCGAGCACCGTCCACGTCATGTGGAGCGCCGCCACCGACGACCGGGCCGTCACCGGCTACGCCGTCTACCGCGAGGGCCGCAAGGTCAAGGACCTCCCCGCCACCACCCTGATGACCGACGTCGTCGGCCTCGCGCCCGCCACCCGGCACGCCTTCACCGTCCGCGCCCGCGACGCCGCCGGCAACACCTCGGCCCCGAGCGCCACCGTCACCGCGACCACCCCCGCCGCGGACACCGAGGACCGCACGCCCCCCACCGCCCCGAGGGCGCTCCGCGCCACCGCCGACGGCAGCCGCGCCGCCACCCTCACCTGGACCCCGTCCCGCGACGACACCCGCGTCACCGCCTACGACGTCTACCAGGCCGACACCCGCGTCCACACCGCCCCCGGCACCGCCACCACCGCCCACGTCACGGGCCTGCGCCCCGGCACCGCCTACGCGTTCACGGTCCGCGCCCGCGACGCCGCCGAGAACTCCTCCCCGGACAGCCCCCGCGTCGAGCTCACCACCACCCCCGCACCCGGCGCGCCCCCGAACACCGCACCCCAGGACCTCACCGCCATGGCCGCCCGCGGCGAGATCACCCTCACCTGGACCCCGCCGGACACCGGAGCCCCCGTCACCCACCACCAACTCCACCTGAACGGCCGCTTCGCCACCACCATCGTCTGGGGCACCACCCCGCCCCCGGCCCGCGCCACCTACACCTTCCCCGTCCAGGACCCCCCGGGCACCCGCTACACCGTCACCCTCCGCGCGCAACTTCCCGACGGCACCTGGGGCGACTTCTCCGCACCCCGCGTGGTGGCGGTGCGCTGA
- a CDS encoding aspartate/glutamate racemase family protein has protein sequence MLINPNTSTATTAMMTAIARRTLETDPRAVRGGAGVPSVRGVTVARGPLMLTDPAALRAAAPEVLAAGLRAASEGDCAALLVGAFGDPGLEALRAATGLPVAGLGEAAFLEAAADGRPFGVATTTPLLADAIAERVAALGLGARYTGIRLTAGAPERLSADPVLLLDRLERAVRACAERDGARAVVIGGGPLGEAAEALRARCAVEVVAPIPAACRALTRLLTTA, from the coding sequence GTGCTGATCAACCCGAACACCTCCACGGCGACGACCGCGATGATGACCGCGATCGCCCGGCGGACCCTGGAGACGGACCCCCGCGCGGTACGTGGGGGCGCCGGGGTCCCTTCCGTCCGCGGCGTCACCGTCGCCCGGGGCCCGCTCATGCTGACCGACCCCGCCGCCCTGCGCGCCGCCGCCCCCGAGGTCCTCGCCGCCGGACTCAGGGCCGCCTCCGAGGGCGACTGCGCGGCGCTCCTCGTCGGCGCCTTCGGCGACCCCGGCCTGGAGGCGCTGCGCGCCGCGACCGGTCTGCCCGTGGCCGGACTCGGCGAGGCGGCCTTCCTGGAAGCCGCCGCCGACGGCAGGCCGTTCGGCGTCGCCACCACCACGCCGCTCCTGGCCGACGCCATCGCCGAGCGGGTGGCGGCCCTCGGCCTCGGCGCCCGGTACACGGGCATCCGGCTCACCGCCGGCGCCCCCGAACGGCTCTCCGCCGACCCCGTGCTGCTCCTCGACCGGCTGGAGCGGGCGGTCCGGGCCTGCGCCGAACGGGACGGGGCGCGCGCCGTCGTCATCGGCGGCGGACCGCTCGGCGAGGCCGCCGAGGCGCTGCGCGCCCGGTGCGCGGTCGAGGTCGTCGCCCCGATCCCGGCGGCCTGCCGCGCGCTCACCCGCCTGCTGACGACGGCCTGA
- a CDS encoding nucleobase:cation symporter-2 family protein, whose product MAAKPQVRNAQDTGSAPEDREKHPVDETLPPLKMATSGLQHVAAMYAGVVAPPLIVGAAVGLSGTELTFLTGASLFTAGLATFLQTLGVWKIGARLPFVNGVTFAGVAPMLAIVDTTDDKKDALPVIFGAIIVAGLLGFLAAPWFSRLVRFFPPVVTGTVITLIGVSLLPVAFGWAQGPNPKAEDYGSTTFLSLAAITLVVVLLLRRFTRGFLKQVAVLVGLVIGTLIAIPFGVTDFSPVTEADIVGFPSPFHFGAPQFALAAIISMCVVMLVSMTESTADMLALGEIVERPADEKTIAAGLRADTLGSAISPLFNGFMCSAFAQNIGLVAMTRIRSRFVVACGGGFLVLMGLSPVAASLISVVPRPVLGGAGVVLFGSVAASGIQTLVKAGLEKDNNVLIVAVSLAVGIIPITAPEFYHAFPETAKIILDSGISTGCVAAVLLNVVFNHLGSGKDDDQVTAPMEPGEEISGSATAKAAHVH is encoded by the coding sequence GTGGCCGCCAAGCCCCAGGTTCGCAATGCACAAGACACAGGCTCCGCCCCCGAAGACCGCGAGAAGCATCCGGTCGACGAGACGCTGCCCCCACTGAAGATGGCTACGAGCGGCCTCCAGCACGTGGCCGCCATGTACGCGGGCGTCGTCGCCCCGCCTCTGATCGTCGGAGCGGCCGTCGGCCTCTCCGGCACCGAACTCACCTTCCTGACCGGCGCGAGCCTCTTCACCGCCGGCCTCGCGACCTTCCTCCAGACGCTCGGGGTCTGGAAGATCGGCGCCCGGCTCCCGTTCGTCAACGGTGTCACGTTCGCCGGTGTCGCCCCGATGCTCGCGATCGTCGACACGACCGACGACAAGAAGGACGCCCTGCCCGTCATCTTCGGCGCGATCATCGTCGCCGGACTGCTCGGCTTCCTCGCCGCCCCCTGGTTCTCCCGGCTCGTGCGGTTCTTCCCGCCGGTCGTCACCGGCACGGTCATCACCCTCATCGGTGTCTCCCTCCTCCCGGTCGCCTTCGGCTGGGCCCAGGGGCCCAATCCCAAGGCCGAGGACTACGGTTCGACGACCTTCCTCTCCCTCGCCGCCATCACGCTGGTCGTGGTGCTGCTGCTGCGCCGCTTCACCCGCGGCTTCCTCAAGCAGGTCGCCGTCCTGGTCGGCCTCGTCATCGGCACACTCATCGCCATACCGTTCGGCGTCACCGACTTCTCCCCGGTGACCGAGGCGGACATCGTCGGCTTCCCGTCCCCCTTCCACTTCGGCGCCCCGCAGTTCGCGCTCGCCGCGATCATCTCCATGTGCGTGGTCATGCTGGTCTCCATGACCGAGTCGACCGCCGACATGCTGGCGCTCGGCGAGATCGTGGAGCGGCCCGCCGACGAGAAGACCATCGCGGCCGGCCTCCGTGCCGACACCCTCGGCTCCGCCATCAGCCCGCTCTTCAACGGCTTCATGTGCAGCGCCTTCGCCCAGAACATCGGCCTGGTCGCCATGACCAGGATCCGCAGTCGCTTCGTCGTGGCCTGCGGCGGTGGCTTCCTGGTCCTGATGGGGCTGTCCCCGGTGGCCGCCTCGCTGATCTCGGTCGTGCCCCGGCCGGTCCTCGGCGGCGCGGGCGTCGTCCTCTTCGGCTCGGTCGCCGCGAGCGGCATCCAGACGCTGGTCAAGGCCGGCCTGGAGAAGGACAACAACGTGCTGATCGTGGCCGTCTCGCTGGCCGTCGGCATCATCCCGATCACGGCGCCGGAGTTCTACCACGCCTTCCCGGAGACCGCGAAGATCATCCTGGACTCCGGCATCTCCACCGGCTGTGTCGCGGCCGTCCTGCTCAACGTGGTCTTCAACCACCTGGGCAGCGGCAAGGACGACGACCAGGTCACCGCACCGATGGAGCCGGGCGAGGAGATCTCCGGCAGCGCCACGGCGAAGGCGGCGCACGTCCACTGA
- a CDS encoding 8-oxoguanine deaminase, whose amino-acid sequence MAAPSAAQRIVIENAAIATVDANDTEYASGYLVVADNKIESIGAGKAPEGLENVVRRIDATGHLVTPGLVNTHHHFYQWITRGLATDHNLFNWLVALYPTWSRIDESMVRVAAQGSLAMMARGGVTTAMDHHYVYPKNSGDLSGAIIGAASDMGVRFTLARGSMDMSEKDGFLPPDFAVESTEGALAATEETVRKFHDASFDAMTQVAVAPCSPFSISTQLLKQGAELARRLGVRMHTHGSETVEEEKFCHELFGMGPTDYFESTGFLGEDVWMAHCVHMNDSDIAAFARTGTGVAHCPSSNARLAAGIARVPDMLKAGVPVGLGVDGTASNESGELHTELRNALLINRLGAHREAALNARQALRLGTYGGAQVLGRADNIGSLEAGKLADFVLWKIDGLGHSSIADPVTAIVFGAAAPVTASFVNGKQIVENNRLLFADEEQIARDARAEAQRLARITAQG is encoded by the coding sequence ATGGCAGCACCTTCGGCAGCCCAGCGCATCGTCATCGAGAACGCGGCGATCGCGACCGTCGACGCGAACGACACCGAGTACGCCTCCGGCTACCTGGTCGTCGCCGACAACAAGATCGAGTCCATCGGTGCCGGCAAGGCGCCCGAGGGGCTGGAGAACGTGGTCCGGCGGATCGACGCCACCGGTCATCTGGTGACGCCCGGTCTGGTCAACACCCACCACCACTTCTACCAGTGGATCACCCGTGGCCTGGCCACCGACCACAACCTCTTCAACTGGCTGGTCGCGCTCTACCCGACCTGGTCGCGCATCGACGAGTCGATGGTCCGCGTGGCAGCCCAGGGCTCCCTGGCGATGATGGCCCGCGGCGGTGTCACCACCGCCATGGACCACCACTACGTCTACCCGAAGAACTCGGGCGACCTGTCCGGCGCCATCATCGGTGCCGCCTCCGACATGGGCGTCCGCTTCACCCTCGCCCGCGGCTCGATGGACATGAGCGAGAAGGACGGCTTCCTGCCGCCCGACTTCGCCGTCGAGTCCACCGAGGGCGCGCTCGCCGCGACCGAGGAGACCGTCAGGAAGTTCCACGACGCCTCCTTCGACGCGATGACCCAGGTCGCCGTCGCCCCCTGCTCCCCCTTCTCGATCTCCACCCAGCTCCTCAAGCAGGGTGCCGAGCTGGCCCGCCGGCTCGGAGTGCGCATGCACACCCACGGCTCGGAGACCGTGGAGGAGGAGAAGTTCTGTCACGAGCTCTTCGGCATGGGCCCGACGGACTACTTCGAGTCCACCGGCTTCCTCGGCGAGGACGTGTGGATGGCGCACTGCGTCCACATGAACGACTCCGACATCGCCGCCTTCGCCCGCACCGGTACGGGTGTGGCCCACTGCCCGTCCTCCAACGCGCGCCTCGCCGCCGGCATCGCCCGCGTACCGGACATGCTGAAGGCCGGCGTGCCGGTCGGCCTCGGTGTCGACGGCACCGCGTCCAACGAGTCCGGCGAGCTCCACACCGAGCTGCGGAACGCGCTCCTCATCAACCGCCTCGGCGCCCACCGCGAGGCCGCGCTCAACGCCCGCCAGGCCCTGCGCCTCGGCACCTACGGCGGTGCGCAGGTCCTCGGCCGCGCCGACAACATCGGCTCCCTCGAAGCCGGCAAGCTCGCCGACTTCGTCCTCTGGAAGATCGACGGCCTCGGCCACTCCTCGATCGCCGACCCGGTCACCGCGATCGTCTTCGGCGCCGCGGCCCCGGTCACCGCCTCCTTCGTCAACGGCAAGCAGATCGTCGAGAACAACCGACTGCTGTTCGCCGACGAGGAGCAGATCGCGCGCGACGCGCGCGCGGAGGCGCAGCGCCTGGCCCGCATCACGGCCCAGGGCTGA
- a CDS encoding nucleobase:cation symporter-2 family protein produces the protein MAQPAKGPAHAEGPCSTPPDTTHQVHPVDEKLPASRLVPAALQHIAAMYAGVVTPPLIIGQAVGLDTAGMTRLIAASLLIAGCATILQTLGIRTFAGNRLPFVNAASSAGITPMLAIAETSSPGHQLPAIYGAVLVAGALCLAVGPFFGKLLRFFPPLVTGVVITLIGVTLMPVPVGWAQGGDKHAADFGAMKYLALAGFTLVVVLLFQRFGKGFVKQIALLLGLFIGTLAAIPFGMADFTALREAPVVAMPTPFAFGAPEFQPAAILSLCIVMLVLMTESSAGMLALGEICDRRSDGQTITRGLRTDGIATLIGSVFGGFPTSAFAQNVGVVSLTRVRSRYVVAVAGGALLVLGTSPVLGAVVSMVPMPVLGGAGIVLFGSIAVSGIRTLSEAGLDDSSNIILVAVALGAGIIPLAAPTFYADFPAWAQTVLGSGISAGALVAVLLNLFFHHLGTRSRHAAPALKSS, from the coding sequence ATGGCACAGCCCGCAAAGGGGCCGGCGCACGCCGAAGGCCCGTGTTCCACCCCGCCGGACACGACCCACCAGGTCCACCCGGTGGACGAAAAGCTTCCCGCCTCGCGGCTCGTCCCCGCGGCACTCCAGCACATCGCCGCCATGTACGCGGGCGTCGTCACCCCTCCGCTGATCATCGGCCAGGCCGTCGGCCTGGACACGGCCGGGATGACCCGGCTCATCGCCGCCAGCCTGCTCATCGCCGGCTGCGCCACGATCCTGCAGACCCTCGGCATACGGACCTTCGCCGGCAACCGGCTCCCGTTCGTCAACGCCGCCTCCTCGGCAGGCATCACCCCGATGCTCGCCATCGCCGAGACCAGCTCCCCCGGACACCAGCTCCCCGCCATCTACGGCGCGGTGCTGGTCGCCGGAGCCCTCTGCCTCGCCGTCGGCCCCTTCTTCGGGAAGCTCCTGCGGTTCTTCCCGCCGCTCGTCACCGGTGTCGTCATCACCCTCATCGGGGTCACCCTGATGCCCGTGCCCGTCGGCTGGGCCCAGGGCGGCGACAAGCACGCCGCCGACTTCGGCGCCATGAAATACCTGGCGCTCGCCGGCTTCACCCTCGTCGTCGTCCTGCTCTTCCAGCGCTTCGGCAAGGGTTTCGTCAAGCAGATCGCCCTGCTGCTCGGCCTCTTCATCGGCACCCTCGCCGCGATCCCCTTCGGGATGGCCGACTTCACGGCCCTGCGGGAGGCGCCCGTGGTGGCCATGCCCACTCCCTTCGCCTTCGGCGCCCCCGAGTTCCAGCCCGCGGCGATCCTCTCCCTGTGCATCGTGATGCTGGTCCTCATGACCGAGTCCAGCGCCGGCATGCTCGCCCTCGGCGAGATCTGCGACCGCCGCAGCGACGGACAGACCATCACCCGGGGCCTGCGCACCGACGGCATCGCGACCCTGATCGGCTCCGTCTTCGGCGGCTTCCCGACCTCGGCCTTCGCACAGAACGTCGGCGTCGTCTCGCTCACCCGGGTCCGCTCCCGGTACGTCGTCGCCGTCGCCGGCGGCGCCCTGCTGGTCCTCGGCACCTCCCCGGTCCTCGGCGCGGTCGTCTCGATGGTCCCGATGCCCGTCCTCGGCGGCGCCGGCATCGTCCTCTTCGGCTCGATCGCGGTCAGCGGCATCCGCACCCTGTCGGAAGCCGGACTCGACGACAGCTCCAACATCATCCTGGTGGCCGTGGCGCTCGGAGCGGGCATCATCCCGCTCGCCGCCCCCACCTTCTACGCCGACTTCCCGGCCTGGGCGCAGACCGTGCTCGGATCCGGCATCAGCGCGGGCGCGCTCGTCGCCGTCCTGCTCAATCTGTTCTTCCACCATCTCGGCACCCGGAGCCGTCACGCGGCTCCGGCACTCAAATCCTCCTAG